The window aatgatcaatttgaATAAGTCAATGGAGCTGGATGAATATTAagcttaaaaaaatataaaaatagaaatcCTATTTTTACTAATACTAGCTCCTAATATTTTTAGGACCTATTCCTTAGCAATTTTAGTTTTTGAACTTTTTAGTATTGAGATTATTTAAGTGTGGTTTTAGTTAaggaataattaattagtatcTTGACAGGGttttaaaaatgatgattttgaaaaagaaaaaaaagatttccACGATAATTATAGTAATTAACAAATTTAattcaaattatttattttaatattatcaaTATTTCGTAACGGTTAAATTATATCTCCTAAAATCATtgatttgtaaataaaaaaattaaacactcttatttttaaggaaaaaaaagaaacacaaTCATTTTCGTTTTTAAATTAACcctaattttaatataaattaacaACTTCATTGGGTACCTTGGCTTGCAGTCCCGGAAGACCCGCCGATAAAATTGCCCCCTGAAAAAGATAGACGCAACGCAAACACATCATTTATGCCACAACCAAACAGAAAAAGGTAAATGTATAACTACCTGAGAGAAGCCCAGAAGGCCATCGAACGGCCCTTGCTCAATCATTATATCCTCGATGTGATTCAGACACTTTTCGAAGTTGGTATACTCGGTGAATTCCTGAAACAGATCAGACCGAATTCATCgttcttttccctttttcaattaaattaataacaaataaaaaaaaggaacaaaatCTAGACCTTGTTGAACTGGAACCACTCATAATAAGGAGGATCAAAAATGCCTTCAACTTCGGATTTGCCTTGGGCTGGGTAAGCTGCGTCTGGAAAGACAAGATCTATCTTCTGCAAAACTGATTGAGGCCACTTAGTATACAACTGTTTCTTGAGAATGTCACCGCTGGTTCTGAATCCATGGAGGCATAGAAATCTGGGTTTTCTCGTGATCTTC of the Euphorbia lathyris chromosome 7, ddEupLath1.1, whole genome shotgun sequence genome contains:
- the LOC136201329 gene encoding uncharacterized protein — protein: MVKEAEKITRKPRFLCLHGFRTSGDILKKQLYTKWPQSVLQKIDLVFPDAAYPAQGKSEVEGIFDPPYYEWFQFNKEFTEYTNFEKCLNHIEDIMIEQGPFDGLLGFSQGAILSAGLPGLQAKGVGLTRVPKIQFAIIIGGAKFRAPSVAENAYTYPIECPSLQFLGEMDYLRPYGLELLESFVEPVVIHHPKGHTIPRLDDKSEQTVLSFVHRIQMMLSVLE